In the Corynebacterium kroppenstedtii genome, one interval contains:
- a CDS encoding MarR family winged helix-turn-helix transcriptional regulator, producing MAKSSKKKKSGHKPDKSNKDENKAVQGATDSAETAPATLTSEVEDSLFYQVYQLNKMFREVADNTLNEFELSQRAYWLLECVRRDKGYSQSELGELLGVDRSDMVRLIDSLEEDNLLQRVRSTEDRRKQLITITPDGITVRHKIRHALTDAENDLLDELNDKQSNRLRKYTSKLTTGVSL from the coding sequence ATGGCGAAGTCGAGCAAGAAAAAGAAATCTGGTCATAAGCCAGATAAATCAAACAAGGATGAGAACAAGGCTGTCCAAGGCGCAACCGACAGTGCCGAAACTGCACCTGCTACCCTCACCTCGGAAGTCGAAGACTCGCTTTTTTACCAGGTGTATCAACTGAACAAAATGTTCAGAGAAGTCGCCGATAACACCCTTAATGAATTCGAACTTTCGCAACGAGCATATTGGCTTCTCGAATGCGTCCGGCGAGACAAAGGCTATTCCCAAAGTGAGCTCGGAGAACTCCTCGGCGTTGACCGTTCTGACATGGTCCGCCTCATCGACTCATTAGAAGAAGACAACCTGCTCCAGCGTGTACGCTCGACAGAGGACCGTCGAAAACAACTTATTACGATTACGCCTGACGGTATTACTGTTCGACACAAAATTCGTCACGCACTGACCGACGCGGAGAATGATCTCCTCGACGAACTCAACGACAAGCAGAGCAACCGACTACGGAAATACACCAGCAAGCTGACCACGGGAGTGTCATTGTGA
- a CDS encoding rhodanese-like domain-containing protein, translating to MESVTVHDIPDGAQFVDVREPDEYADGHAAGAINIPLSELMGRYQELDFDQPAYIICLSGGRSTKACQFLEQNGLDVINVKGGTLAWREANLPMETGPGND from the coding sequence ATGGAAAGCGTGACAGTCCACGACATTCCCGACGGAGCGCAATTTGTCGACGTCCGCGAGCCAGATGAATATGCTGACGGCCATGCCGCGGGTGCTATCAACATTCCGCTCAGCGAATTAATGGGTCGCTACCAAGAACTGGACTTCGATCAACCGGCGTACATTATCTGCCTCTCCGGAGGCCGGTCCACCAAGGCCTGCCAATTCCTAGAGCAAAACGGCCTCGACGTCATCAACGTTAAGGGTGGAACCCTAGCATGGCGCGAAGCTAATCTTCCTATGGAAACAGGTCCCGGCAACGACTAG
- a CDS encoding HtaA protein, with the protein MFSRSRSPLVLIASSTALTAALAVGVPALTAPAPATAAPSIPDNLPVFPQVQENPSITVTFEDGTPAEGATVHRGDVLLVHGSGFSPQANKGGFPLPVPPGTSNGVFVLFSGFPDQWKPSENADSSTRKHPHDRVAWVMPNGTLDAIPQQPIDMHRSIARQAQPMNDDGTFTARLVVDPPEQTPGTNFGVYTYAGGGSVNPAEELYVPINYSPEPGPNTPPAPTEDLVVKANELFTATKLAQGGVNPKDGAAKQDEAQTVSFSRDRDAEEAANDGIRRYKGSVTGSARFNVVELTVANPWIITLPNGTEILTAETSDGNVGPDSLTRRPIGILSPANENGAKTYGIGPLQYGELTEQQ; encoded by the coding sequence ATGTTCTCTCGTTCACGCTCCCCACTGGTACTTATTGCCAGTTCCACAGCCCTCACCGCAGCTCTTGCAGTGGGTGTGCCAGCACTAACGGCACCGGCGCCCGCAACAGCGGCACCGAGTATCCCGGATAATCTCCCCGTTTTCCCTCAGGTTCAGGAGAATCCATCCATCACTGTCACCTTTGAAGATGGAACTCCCGCCGAAGGCGCAACCGTGCACCGCGGCGACGTTCTCCTGGTCCACGGTTCCGGGTTCTCCCCGCAGGCCAATAAGGGCGGCTTCCCACTTCCGGTACCTCCGGGAACGTCCAACGGCGTATTCGTTCTTTTCAGTGGGTTCCCCGATCAGTGGAAACCCAGTGAAAACGCCGATTCCTCTACCCGTAAGCACCCCCATGATCGGGTGGCGTGGGTCATGCCTAACGGGACGCTGGACGCAATCCCTCAGCAGCCGATTGACATGCACCGCTCAATCGCCCGCCAAGCCCAGCCAATGAATGACGACGGCACCTTCACCGCTCGACTCGTCGTCGATCCCCCTGAGCAGACACCCGGCACCAACTTCGGTGTGTACACCTACGCCGGTGGCGGATCCGTCAACCCCGCCGAGGAGCTCTACGTTCCTATTAACTACTCCCCCGAGCCAGGCCCGAACACCCCGCCAGCACCCACGGAGGATCTCGTCGTCAAGGCGAACGAACTTTTCACGGCGACGAAGCTGGCGCAGGGTGGCGTTAACCCCAAGGATGGGGCGGCCAAGCAGGACGAGGCCCAGACAGTGTCGTTCAGCCGTGATCGTGACGCCGAAGAAGCCGCTAACGATGGGATCCGTCGGTACAAAGGCTCCGTCACAGGGTCGGCACGCTTCAATGTTGTCGAGCTAACGGTCGCTAATCCGTGGATCATTACGCTGCCCAATGGCACCGAAATCCTGACTGCAGAGACATCAGACGGTAACGTGGGGCCAGACTCGTTGACTCGGCGTCCTATCGGTATCCTCTCACCCGCCAACGAGAATGGTGCGAAGACCTACGGCATCGGACCACTGCAGTACGGCGAGTTGACCGAGCAGCAGTAA
- a CDS encoding carbohydrate ABC transporter permease, whose protein sequence is MLDSQTVHAPDTKRAQRKEALLAAALLFPNLLLLTVFTYRPLIDNIRLSFFRWNISSPSATFVGFDNYKEWLTRDDTRTIVLNTLVFTGFAVIGSMALGLILALILDQKLFGRNAVRSIAFAPFALSGAAIGVAFQFIFDPHFGLIQDILSRLHVPVPNFYSEPAWALFMVTFTFIWKNLGYTFVIYLAALQGVNKELDEAAAIDGAGPWTRLWKVILPQLRPSTFFLSITVTLNSVQVFDIISVMTRGGPQTTGTTTLVYQVYQETFTNFRAGYGATVATILFLILLCLTLVQVRYMDRQMDNGR, encoded by the coding sequence GTGCTCGATAGTCAAACAGTTCACGCACCAGACACCAAGCGGGCTCAAAGGAAGGAAGCGCTACTAGCTGCAGCACTACTTTTTCCTAATCTCCTGCTGCTGACCGTGTTTACGTATCGGCCTTTAATAGACAACATCCGTTTATCATTCTTTCGGTGGAATATTTCGTCGCCGTCGGCGACATTTGTGGGGTTTGATAACTATAAGGAATGGCTAACTCGGGACGACACCCGAACCATTGTTCTTAATACCCTTGTGTTTACCGGCTTTGCCGTGATCGGTTCCATGGCCTTGGGCCTTATTCTTGCCTTGATATTGGATCAAAAGTTGTTTGGTCGTAATGCTGTCCGGTCCATTGCTTTTGCTCCCTTTGCCTTATCTGGAGCTGCCATCGGGGTTGCTTTTCAGTTTATTTTCGATCCTCACTTTGGACTTATACAGGACATCCTCAGCCGGCTTCATGTCCCTGTGCCGAACTTCTACTCGGAGCCAGCATGGGCGCTTTTTATGGTGACCTTCACCTTTATTTGGAAGAATCTGGGATACACATTCGTCATTTATCTCGCCGCATTGCAGGGCGTGAATAAAGAACTTGATGAGGCAGCGGCAATTGATGGTGCTGGGCCCTGGACACGATTATGGAAGGTCATTCTTCCCCAGTTGCGTCCGAGCACTTTTTTCTTATCTATCACCGTGACGCTGAACTCTGTTCAGGTCTTCGACATTATTTCAGTGATGACTCGAGGTGGCCCGCAAACAACAGGCACCACCACGTTGGTGTACCAGGTCTACCAGGAAACATTCACGAATTTCAGGGCAGGGTATGGAGCCACCGTCGCCACGATCCTTTTTCTCATCCTGTTGTGCCTGACTCTGGTTCAGGTTCGTTATATGGACCGGCAGATGGATAACGGGAGATAA
- a CDS encoding carbohydrate ABC transporter permease encodes MGKKAVGYAGMIFILVLIGLPLYWTLSGSLKTHPEIYTNPVTWYPHQMHPQNYDEATQRVPFWHYLRNSVIITVILCTIKITLGVLSAYALAILRFPGRNLVFIIIISALMVPSEITVISNYALVAGLGWRNTFQGIIIPLAGIAFGTFLMRNHFMSLPKELIEAARMDGAGPMQLLFRVLLPVSGPTLVAFAMITVVNEWNQYLWPYVMADTDKVAPLPVGLALLQNSDGVTNWGPVMAATLLTMVPIVLLFIFLQKYMIKGLTTGAVKG; translated from the coding sequence ATGGGAAAGAAAGCCGTGGGCTATGCCGGAATGATTTTTATCCTTGTACTCATTGGGTTGCCCTTATATTGGACTCTCAGTGGATCATTGAAAACGCATCCAGAAATCTACACCAACCCGGTAACGTGGTATCCCCACCAGATGCATCCACAAAACTATGATGAAGCAACACAGCGGGTGCCCTTTTGGCATTACTTGCGAAACTCGGTCATCATCACAGTTATTCTGTGCACGATAAAAATCACCCTGGGAGTCCTGAGCGCGTATGCACTCGCTATTCTCCGATTCCCAGGGCGCAACCTTGTTTTCATCATTATCATCTCTGCCCTCATGGTTCCTAGTGAAATTACTGTGATTTCTAACTATGCATTGGTTGCTGGGCTGGGGTGGAGAAACACTTTCCAAGGCATCATTATCCCTCTCGCTGGAATCGCATTTGGGACGTTCTTAATGCGTAACCACTTCATGAGCCTGCCGAAAGAGTTAATTGAGGCGGCACGGATGGATGGCGCTGGACCCATGCAATTGCTCTTTCGAGTACTTCTCCCGGTATCAGGCCCCACATTGGTGGCTTTCGCCATGATCACCGTGGTTAATGAGTGGAACCAATACTTGTGGCCCTATGTTATGGCTGATACGGACAAGGTTGCGCCGCTACCTGTCGGACTGGCACTACTCCAAAACTCAGATGGGGTAACGAACTGGGGCCCCGTGATGGCGGCAACGCTGCTCACCATGGTTCCGATTGTCCTCCTGTTCATTTTCCTACAGAAATACATGATTAAAGGCTTAACGACGGGGGCGGTGAAAGGTTAA